In Candidatus Planktophila sp., one genomic interval encodes:
- a CDS encoding ZIP family metal transporter: MNIAIGLAALTAIATAAGGFLAIRSRDRLHLVLGLSAGLLLGLVAFDLLPEVFELNTSTFGNVRVVAIAFVLGFLALHFAEQIFGSHEPAESDYGHEHNHSVNIAGTLGALAMGGHVFLDGVALGLSFKISNSLGLAVFIAILSHAFSDGLNTVSLLIRSRHWTKRAIALLALDAIMRVSGAALGTYLVISEASLALYLAMFSGFVIYLATSHILPEAHSRHPSKMTMLATVIGVVFMWLIVGNIG; this comes from the coding sequence ATGAATATTGCAATCGGACTGGCCGCCCTGACGGCTATCGCTACCGCTGCTGGTGGATTCCTAGCTATACGTTCACGAGATCGACTCCATCTAGTTCTCGGTCTTTCAGCTGGATTACTCCTTGGACTAGTCGCCTTCGATCTCTTACCTGAAGTTTTCGAACTCAACACCAGCACCTTTGGCAATGTTCGTGTCGTTGCAATTGCATTTGTTCTTGGTTTTCTCGCCCTTCACTTTGCTGAGCAGATTTTTGGTTCCCACGAACCTGCAGAGTCTGATTACGGGCATGAACACAATCACTCTGTAAATATCGCCGGAACTCTCGGGGCATTGGCGATGGGTGGACATGTCTTTTTGGATGGCGTTGCATTGGGACTATCTTTCAAGATTAGCAATTCGCTAGGGCTGGCCGTATTTATCGCAATTTTGTCCCACGCATTTTCCGACGGCCTCAACACCGTCTCTCTTTTAATTAGGAGCCGGCACTGGACCAAGAGGGCAATTGCATTATTAGCCCTCGATGCCATCATGCGAGTTAGCGGTGCCGCCCTCGGAACATATCTTGTAATTAGCGAAGCCTCATTAGCCCTCTACTTAGCAATGTTTTCAGGCTTTGTTATCTATCTGGCAACATCACACATTCTGCCCGAAGCTCACTCGCGTCACCCTTCCAAGATGACGATGTTAGCAACGGTAATTGGAGTGGTATTTATGTGGCTCATTGTTGGGAATATTGGTTGA
- a CDS encoding glycine--tRNA ligase, which translates to MATDRLENIVALAKRRGFVYPSSEIYGGLRASWDYGPLGVELKNNVKRQWWKAMVTGRADVVGIDSCIILAKEVWEASGHIATFSDPLTECTACHKRYRADHLMEAFEAKHKKEASSLAEINCPACGNKGQFTEPKQFSGMLKTYLGPVEDESGLAYLRPETAQGIFINFDQVMTTSRKKPPFGIGQIGKSFRNEITPGNFIFRTREFEQMEMEFFVVPGTDEDWHQYWIDTRLAWYVDLGINPERLRIYDHPQEKLSHYSKRTSDIEYKFEFTGTEWGELEGIANRTDFDLKAHSAASGKELSYFDQEKGERWTPFVIEPAAGVDRCTLTFLMDAFTEDEAPNSKGEMEKRAVLKLDYRLAPIKVAVLPLSRNADLSPKARDLAAALRKNWNIDFDDAGAIGRRYRRQDEIGTPYCITIDFESLEDNAVTIRERDTMAQERIGIDHVEAWLAARLLGC; encoded by the coding sequence ATGGCAACGGATCGCTTAGAAAATATCGTAGCCCTCGCAAAACGTAGAGGCTTTGTCTATCCATCATCTGAAATTTATGGCGGACTTCGAGCATCATGGGATTATGGCCCTTTAGGTGTTGAGCTAAAAAATAATGTTAAGCGTCAGTGGTGGAAAGCCATGGTTACTGGGCGAGCAGATGTAGTTGGAATTGATTCATGCATAATTTTAGCTAAAGAAGTGTGGGAAGCGTCTGGTCACATTGCAACCTTTAGCGATCCTCTGACCGAATGCACCGCATGCCATAAACGTTATCGCGCAGATCATTTAATGGAGGCCTTTGAGGCCAAGCATAAAAAAGAGGCCAGCTCGTTGGCGGAGATTAACTGTCCAGCATGTGGCAATAAAGGCCAGTTCACTGAGCCAAAACAATTCAGCGGAATGTTAAAAACCTACCTTGGACCAGTTGAAGATGAATCAGGGCTGGCTTACTTGCGTCCAGAAACTGCGCAAGGTATTTTTATTAACTTTGATCAGGTAATGACAACATCGCGCAAGAAACCACCATTTGGAATTGGCCAGATTGGTAAATCATTCCGCAATGAAATTACTCCAGGAAACTTTATTTTTCGTACTCGTGAATTTGAGCAGATGGAGATGGAGTTTTTTGTGGTGCCAGGTACCGATGAGGATTGGCATCAATACTGGATCGATACCCGTTTGGCCTGGTATGTAGATCTTGGAATTAATCCGGAGCGCTTACGCATCTATGATCACCCACAAGAAAAACTTTCGCACTACTCAAAGCGCACTTCTGATATTGAATACAAATTTGAATTCACAGGTACCGAATGGGGCGAGCTTGAGGGTATCGCTAACCGCACGGACTTTGATTTAAAGGCGCATTCTGCTGCCTCAGGCAAAGAGCTCTCATATTTTGATCAAGAAAAGGGTGAACGTTGGACACCATTTGTCATCGAACCCGCAGCCGGCGTAGATCGCTGCACGCTTACCTTCTTGATGGATGCCTTCACTGAAGATGAGGCACCAAATAGCAAAGGTGAGATGGAAAAGCGAGCCGTTTTAAAGCTCGACTATCGTTTAGCGCCAATCAAAGTCGCAGTTTTACCGCTTTCTCGTAACGCCGATTTATCACCTAAAGCCCGTGATTTGGCGGCCGCGTTGCGCAAGAACTGGAACATCGACTTTGATGATGCCGGTGCAATCGGTCGTCGCTACCGCCGACAAGATGAAATCGGAACGCCGTACTGCATTACCATCGACTTTGAAAGTTTAGAAGATAATGCAGTCACAATTCGCGAACGCGACACGATGGCACAAGAGCGTATCGGCATAGACCATGTCGAGGCTTGGCTTGCAGCACGTTTACTAGGTTGCTAA
- a CDS encoding transcriptional repressor: protein MSRSNPRVLHTLENAGGFASAQEVYQLMQREGQSIGLTTVYRTLQSLVNEKIVDILRREDGEAIYRLCGDTHHHHIVCKGCGDTIEIEGGAVEKWAQSLAAEHGYRDVGHSAEIFGLCPKC from the coding sequence TTGAGTCGATCTAATCCTCGAGTTCTACATACTCTTGAAAACGCAGGCGGATTTGCAAGCGCTCAAGAGGTATATCAGCTCATGCAACGTGAAGGTCAAAGCATTGGACTCACAACTGTTTATCGTACCCTTCAATCACTTGTTAATGAAAAAATCGTAGACATCTTGCGACGTGAAGATGGAGAAGCGATCTACCGATTATGCGGAGATACCCATCACCACCATATTGTGTGTAAAGGCTGCGGAGATACCATCGAAATTGAGGGCGGAGCAGTTGAAAAATGGGCACAGTCACTGGCGGCAGAACATGGTTATAGAGATGTAGGGCACTCTGCAGAGATTTTTGGTCTCTGCCCTAAGTGCTAA
- the cysK gene encoding cysteine synthase A has protein sequence MKIYNNITEVFGNTPLVRINKIMDGAPANVFAKLEFYNPTSTVKDRLGIAMVDAAEKSGALKPGGTIVEATSGNTGIALAMVAAARGYKAILTMPESVSKERRKLIKAFGAELVLTPAALGMKGAVAASEELAASGAVMVRQFENEAGPAIHRATTGEEIWRDTDGTVDVLIAGIGTGGTITGTGQLLKERNPAIKVFGVEPAASPILNGGEPGPHPIQGIGANFIPEILDRTVYDEILDATAADAIKYARRSGVEEGILVGISSGAALWAASVVAHRPEFAGKNIVVIIPSFGERYLSTILYEDITE, from the coding sequence ATGAAGATTTATAACAACATTACTGAGGTTTTCGGCAACACCCCACTCGTGCGCATCAATAAGATCATGGATGGCGCACCAGCCAATGTCTTTGCAAAGCTTGAGTTTTACAATCCGACATCCACGGTTAAAGACCGACTTGGCATTGCTATGGTCGATGCCGCCGAAAAAAGCGGTGCATTAAAGCCTGGCGGAACAATTGTTGAAGCTACATCTGGAAATACTGGAATTGCACTAGCAATGGTCGCAGCTGCACGCGGATATAAAGCGATATTAACGATGCCTGAATCAGTATCCAAAGAGCGTCGCAAGTTAATTAAGGCCTTTGGTGCAGAACTCGTTTTAACACCTGCCGCGCTTGGAATGAAAGGTGCAGTTGCAGCATCTGAAGAGCTAGCCGCATCTGGTGCCGTAATGGTTCGCCAGTTTGAAAATGAAGCAGGCCCAGCGATTCACCGTGCTACAACTGGTGAGGAAATTTGGCGTGACACCGATGGCACAGTTGATGTTTTAATCGCAGGTATCGGCACGGGTGGCACAATTACAGGTACAGGTCAGTTGCTAAAGGAGCGCAACCCTGCAATAAAAGTATTCGGTGTCGAACCCGCAGCATCTCCGATTTTAAATGGTGGAGAACCGGGTCCTCACCCTATCCAGGGCATCGGAGCTAACTTCATTCCAGAGATTTTGGATCGAACCGTATACGATGAAATTTTGGATGCGACTGCCGCCGATGCAATTAAATATGCTCGCCGCTCAGGGGTCGAAGAGGGAATATTGGTTGGTATTTCTTCGGGGGCGGCGCTGTGGGCAGCATCTGTTGTTGCACACCGCCCAGAGTTTGCTGGAAAAAATATCGTGGTAATTATTCCATCCTTTGGTGAGCGCTATTTATCAACGATTCTCTACGAAGATATTACAGAGTAG
- a CDS encoding antibiotic biosynthesis monooxygenase family protein: protein MHAIARFSIPLGQAREFRSELEGLKSVLAQAPGFIDGVIGQNLDDPTLWHLLTKWENVGSYRRALNSTRAKLEAIPILARAIDEPGAYE, encoded by the coding sequence ATGCATGCAATCGCCCGTTTCTCTATTCCACTTGGCCAAGCACGAGAGTTTCGCTCTGAATTGGAAGGGCTCAAAAGTGTTTTAGCCCAAGCACCTGGATTTATCGATGGAGTAATCGGCCAAAACCTTGATGACCCAACGCTCTGGCACTTATTAACTAAGTGGGAAAATGTCGGATCATATCGAAGAGCGCTTAATTCAACCCGTGCCAAGCTAGAGGCAATTCCAATTTTAGCCCGTGCAATCGATGAACCTGGCGCGTACGAGTAA
- the recO gene encoding DNA repair protein RecO: protein MSLYRDEAIVLRTQKLGEADRIITLLTRDHGRIRGVAKGVRRTMSKFGARLEPGSHIDIQLYVGKTFDTITQVEAMMNYGEALTNDYQRWTVASAILEAAERFSPNEHEPAVKEFGLVVGAMKVLAENRYEPLLILDAFLLRSLDVAGYAPSMTACSNCGKPGPHRYFSLIGGGSVCADCRPSACATPAAETLLHMDALLRSDWEIASATAGKFRREASGLIAAYLQWHLERGLRSLPMVERA from the coding sequence ATGAGTTTATATAGGGATGAAGCCATTGTTCTGCGTACCCAAAAACTCGGAGAAGCCGATCGCATCATCACACTTTTAACGCGCGATCACGGAAGAATTCGCGGGGTTGCTAAGGGCGTACGACGCACAATGTCTAAGTTTGGTGCCCGCCTTGAACCTGGAAGTCATATCGATATTCAACTCTACGTTGGAAAAACATTTGACACCATCACGCAAGTAGAAGCGATGATGAACTACGGAGAAGCTTTGACAAATGATTATCAGCGCTGGACGGTGGCCTCAGCGATTTTGGAAGCAGCCGAACGATTTAGTCCCAATGAACACGAACCTGCAGTAAAAGAGTTCGGATTAGTTGTCGGAGCAATGAAAGTTTTGGCCGAAAATCGCTACGAACCTTTGCTCATTCTGGATGCTTTCTTGTTACGTTCATTAGATGTCGCAGGGTATGCACCATCTATGACTGCATGTTCAAATTGCGGAAAGCCTGGACCGCATCGCTACTTTTCATTGATCGGCGGCGGATCGGTCTGTGCAGATTGCAGACCTTCAGCCTGCGCAACTCCTGCAGCTGAAACTCTGCTGCACATGGATGCATTGCTTAGAAGTGATTGGGAGATTGCCTCTGCAACTGCTGGAAAGTTTCGCAGAGAGGCTAGTGGTTTAATCGCGGCATATTTACAATGGCATCTTGAGCGGGGTTTAAGGAGTTTGCCGATGGTGGAACGCGCATGA
- a CDS encoding glutamine synthetase family protein has product MSIDTDKQKEFVLRTIEERNIRFVRLWFTDVLGFLKSVAIAPAELENAFDEGIGFDGSAIEGFARVTESDMLAKPDPTTFSVLPWRTESPGAARMFCDITMPDGRPSPADPRNVLRRILDKAAEMGYTCYTHPEIEFFLFKSMPEVGIAPIPVDQGGYFDHTPAVVGHDFRRQAITLLEAMGISVEFSHHEGGPGQQEIDLRDADALTTADNIMTFRHVIKEVAMDQGFHASFMPKPFTDHPGSGMHTHVSLFKGEENAFYDANAQYNLSNVGRSFIAGILKHAPEITAITNQWVNSYKRLHGGGEAPAVINWGPSNRGALVRLPMYKPGKENSTRIEFRSPDTACNPYLAYAVMVAAGLKGVEENYVLSDSNDPISLPTDLNEAIIQMEKSELVRETLGEHVFEYVLRNKRAEWQDYSRQVSAYELDRYLPVL; this is encoded by the coding sequence ATGTCCATAGACACAGATAAGCAGAAGGAGTTCGTTCTACGTACGATTGAAGAACGCAATATCCGTTTCGTACGTTTATGGTTCACCGACGTCTTGGGTTTTCTTAAATCTGTAGCCATAGCGCCGGCCGAACTCGAGAACGCCTTCGATGAGGGAATCGGTTTTGATGGTTCGGCGATTGAAGGCTTTGCCCGTGTCACTGAGTCCGATATGTTAGCTAAGCCTGACCCAACAACTTTTTCTGTTCTGCCATGGCGCACCGAATCCCCTGGGGCAGCGAGGATGTTTTGTGATATTACGATGCCAGATGGACGCCCATCGCCGGCCGATCCTCGCAATGTTTTGCGTCGAATTTTAGATAAAGCGGCCGAAATGGGTTACACGTGTTACACCCATCCAGAGATTGAGTTTTTCTTATTTAAATCAATGCCAGAAGTTGGTATTGCACCGATACCAGTTGATCAAGGTGGTTACTTCGATCATACTCCAGCCGTTGTCGGACACGACTTTAGACGTCAGGCGATCACTCTGCTCGAAGCGATGGGAATCTCCGTCGAATTTTCACATCATGAGGGTGGCCCAGGTCAGCAAGAGATTGACCTGCGCGATGCAGATGCGCTAACAACTGCCGATAACATCATGACTTTTCGACATGTCATCAAAGAGGTCGCAATGGATCAAGGTTTCCATGCATCCTTTATGCCTAAACCCTTTACCGATCATCCGGGTAGTGGAATGCATACGCACGTCTCACTATTTAAGGGCGAAGAAAATGCCTTTTATGATGCCAACGCTCAGTACAACTTATCTAACGTCGGCCGATCTTTTATAGCAGGTATTCTTAAACATGCACCAGAGATCACTGCAATTACTAATCAGTGGGTGAACTCGTATAAGCGCCTCCATGGCGGGGGAGAGGCACCTGCAGTTATCAACTGGGGCCCAAGTAATCGTGGCGCACTCGTTCGTCTGCCCATGTATAAGCCAGGCAAAGAAAACTCAACGCGTATTGAATTTAGATCACCCGATACTGCATGTAATCCCTATCTTGCCTATGCCGTTATGGTGGCGGCAGGATTGAAAGGTGTTGAAGAAAACTATGTATTGAGTGATTCCAATGACCCAATCTCACTTCCTACTGATCTTAATGAGGCAATAATTCAGATGGAAAAGAGTGAATTGGTACGTGAAACTTTAGGCGAACATGTCTTTGAATATGTGCTTCGAAATAAGCGCGCCGAATGGCAGGATTACAGTCGTCAGGTGAGTGCTTACGAACTCGATAGATATTTACCAGTACTTTAA
- the dusB gene encoding tRNA dihydrouridine synthase DusB — MLKPLLLPLASGDHYIDPPVVLAPMAGITNAPFRTLCREQGAGLFVSEMVTARALVERRPETLRMIVPGKGEWPRSVQLYSVDPTTMRAAVTIIGKENLADHIDMNFGCPVPKVTRKGGGAALPYKRRLFSHIVQAAVEAAKPFGIPVTVKMRIGIDSDHHTYLEAAQSAADLGVAWVALHARTAAQMYEGKSDWSAITRLVEHLKPSGTPVLGNGDIWSGRDAVHMVAETGCAGVVVGRGCLGRPWLFADLVSALQGSDKEMTPTLHQVREVMFRHANLIVEYLESQDRGMRDMRKHMAWYLKGFRVPREIRHDLGMVSSLEEMRGLLDQLEDQPYPTEVGDKPRGRTTHSRPPTLPDGWLNDPDELVHVELEDAFSGG, encoded by the coding sequence TTGCTAAAACCACTTCTACTGCCTCTGGCAAGCGGAGATCATTACATTGATCCACCGGTTGTTCTTGCACCTATGGCTGGAATAACAAATGCACCATTTCGTACACTCTGTCGTGAACAAGGTGCCGGGTTATTTGTTTCTGAAATGGTTACGGCACGCGCGCTAGTAGAGCGTCGCCCTGAAACTTTGCGAATGATTGTGCCAGGTAAAGGTGAGTGGCCCCGTTCTGTTCAGTTATACAGCGTTGATCCAACGACGATGCGAGCGGCGGTAACAATAATAGGTAAAGAGAACCTTGCCGATCACATCGATATGAACTTTGGATGCCCTGTTCCAAAAGTTACGCGCAAAGGTGGCGGCGCAGCACTTCCATATAAAAGAAGACTATTTTCACATATAGTTCAAGCCGCAGTTGAGGCGGCTAAGCCATTTGGAATCCCAGTTACGGTAAAAATGCGTATCGGAATCGATAGCGATCACCATACTTATTTAGAGGCGGCGCAATCGGCGGCAGATTTAGGTGTGGCTTGGGTCGCACTTCATGCACGGACCGCCGCTCAAATGTATGAGGGTAAATCTGATTGGTCGGCGATAACTCGCCTCGTAGAGCACTTAAAGCCAAGTGGAACACCAGTTTTAGGCAATGGCGATATCTGGTCCGGCCGAGATGCCGTGCATATGGTGGCCGAAACAGGATGTGCTGGCGTAGTAGTTGGGCGAGGATGCTTAGGACGACCATGGTTATTTGCCGATTTAGTATCGGCTTTGCAAGGCAGCGATAAAGAGATGACGCCCACACTTCATCAAGTTCGAGAAGTAATGTTTCGCCATGCAAATTTAATTGTTGAGTATTTAGAGTCGCAGGATCGAGGAATGCGCGACATGCGTAAACATATGGCTTGGTACTTAAAGGGCTTTCGAGTTCCACGCGAAATTCGTCACGATTTAGGGATGGTAAGTTCATTAGAGGAAATGCGTGGCTTGCTCGATCAATTAGAAGATCAGCCATATCCAACTGAAGTTGGAGATAAGCCACGGGGGCGAACAACCCATTCTCGCCCACCAACATTGCCAGATGGATGGCTCAATGATCCCGATGAGCTAGTTCATGTCGAACTCGAAGATGCGTTTTCAGGGGGATAG
- the leuA gene encoding 2-isopropylmalate synthase, which produces MNFPKQSPSLMPVHRYEPFHPIDLPDRTWPNKKITQAPKWCSVDLRDGNQALIDPMDTPRKLAMFKLLIEMGYKEIEVGFPSASQTDFDFVRKIIEEDLIPNDVIIQVLTPAREPLIRRTFESIKGSKQAIVHLYNSTSTLQRRVVFGLDKAGIKKIATDAAQICLDLVPTVAETRVSFEYSPESYTGTELEFAVEVCNAVNAIWKPTPAWKTIMNLPATVEMATPNVYADSIEWMCRNLDNRDSVIVSLHPHNDRGTGVAAAELGYLAGADRIEGTLFGNGERTGNVCLVTLGVNLVTHGIDPHIDFSDIEVVRRIVEYANQLRVPERHPYGGDLVFTAFSGSHQDAIKKGFDLMEIDADEAGKDVRNQTWAVPYLPIDPLDIGRSYEAVIRVNSQSGKGGVAYLLKSEHHLDLPRRLQIEFSKIVQIKTDTQGGEITAEELWSIFEDEYLPTQNAPWGRFRLKGLSQTSVLGEDVHLTVSITDRGEVHELKGQGNGPIAAFSNILQSHGVDVFVLDYFEHALSAGGDASAAAYLECTINGNVYWGVGIDPNTTTASLKAVVSAINRAIR; this is translated from the coding sequence ATGAACTTTCCGAAGCAGTCACCATCGTTAATGCCAGTGCATCGCTATGAGCCTTTTCATCCCATAGATCTTCCTGATCGCACATGGCCAAATAAGAAAATTACCCAAGCGCCTAAGTGGTGTTCTGTAGATCTGCGCGATGGCAATCAAGCCTTGATTGATCCAATGGACACACCCCGCAAGTTAGCGATGTTCAAACTATTAATTGAGATGGGTTATAAAGAGATTGAAGTGGGATTTCCGAGTGCCTCACAGACTGATTTTGATTTTGTTCGAAAGATTATTGAAGAAGATTTAATTCCGAATGACGTAATAATTCAAGTATTAACTCCTGCTCGCGAACCATTAATTCGTCGCACATTTGAATCAATTAAAGGTTCAAAACAGGCGATAGTCCACTTATATAATTCAACATCGACGTTGCAGCGCCGCGTTGTATTTGGTTTAGATAAAGCAGGCATAAAGAAGATCGCAACCGATGCGGCTCAAATCTGTTTGGATTTAGTACCAACGGTTGCCGAAACTAGAGTCTCTTTTGAATACTCACCTGAGTCATATACCGGCACAGAACTCGAATTCGCCGTTGAAGTATGTAATGCTGTCAATGCGATTTGGAAACCAACGCCAGCCTGGAAAACAATTATGAACTTGCCGGCAACGGTTGAAATGGCGACGCCAAATGTTTATGCCGATTCAATCGAGTGGATGTGTCGAAACTTAGACAATCGTGACAGTGTAATTGTCTCACTCCATCCGCATAATGATCGTGGTACAGGTGTTGCTGCAGCAGAACTCGGCTATTTAGCCGGCGCTGATCGCATCGAAGGAACTCTCTTTGGAAATGGGGAGCGGACCGGAAATGTCTGCCTTGTAACGCTTGGAGTTAACTTAGTTACGCACGGAATTGACCCCCATATCGATTTCTCAGATATTGAGGTCGTCCGTCGTATAGTTGAGTATGCAAATCAACTTCGTGTCCCTGAGCGTCACCCATATGGTGGTGATTTAGTTTTCACCGCCTTTTCTGGTTCTCACCAAGATGCAATAAAGAAAGGTTTTGATCTTATGGAGATAGATGCAGATGAAGCTGGCAAAGATGTCCGTAATCAAACGTGGGCCGTTCCATATCTACCAATTGATCCGCTGGATATTGGTCGAAGTTACGAAGCTGTTATACGTGTAAATTCTCAATCCGGGAAGGGCGGGGTCGCTTACTTATTAAAAAGCGAGCACCACCTTGACTTACCACGCCGTCTCCAAATTGAATTTTCAAAAATCGTTCAAATCAAAACTGATACTCAAGGCGGGGAGATCACGGCCGAAGAGTTGTGGTCCATTTTTGAAGATGAGTACCTTCCGACACAGAACGCGCCGTGGGGGCGTTTTCGTCTAAAGGGCTTGAGCCAAACATCGGTTCTGGGTGAAGATGTTCACTTAACGGTTTCCATTACCGATCGAGGAGAAGTTCACGAACTCAAAGGTCAGGGCAATGGACCAATAGCGGCATTTTCAAATATCTTACAAAGCCATGGAGTTGATGTCTTTGTACTGGATTATTTCGAACATGCACTTTCTGCAGGTGGAGATGCTTCGGCAGCGGCCTATTTAGAGTGCACTATTAACGGCAATGTTTATTGGGGTGTTGGAATCGACCCGAACACCACCACTGCCTCATTAAAGGCTGTTGTATCTGCCATTAATCGAGCGATTCGCTAA
- a CDS encoding isoprenyl transferase, whose product MSLHIPHHVAIVMDGNGRWAKQRGLARTAGHEAGEAALFDVVAGAIEYGVKEISAYAFSTENWRRSPEEVKFLMGFNRDVIRRRRDEMNEMDVRVRWVGRPKRLWSSVINELEAAEELTKRNKALTLNMCVNYGGRSEIVDAATELARDVKRGKVMADSITEKTFAKYLDSPTMSDVDLFLRSSGEQRTSNFLPWQSVYAELVFMDVLWPDVTRKTLWKAIEEYSKRERRFGKA is encoded by the coding sequence ATGAGCCTACATATTCCACATCACGTAGCGATAGTTATGGATGGAAATGGTCGTTGGGCTAAACAACGGGGATTGGCTCGCACTGCAGGTCATGAGGCAGGGGAGGCGGCACTCTTTGACGTGGTGGCCGGTGCAATTGAATACGGAGTAAAAGAGATTAGCGCATACGCATTTTCAACTGAAAATTGGCGCAGATCACCCGAGGAAGTTAAATTTTTAATGGGTTTTAACCGTGATGTTATTCGACGTCGTCGCGATGAGATGAACGAGATGGACGTGCGAGTGCGCTGGGTCGGGCGGCCAAAGCGGCTATGGAGCAGCGTTATTAATGAACTTGAAGCGGCAGAAGAGTTAACTAAGAGGAACAAAGCTCTGACGTTAAATATGTGCGTTAATTATGGCGGCCGTTCAGAGATTGTTGATGCTGCAACAGAACTTGCTCGTGATGTAAAGCGTGGAAAAGTGATGGCTGATTCAATAACCGAAAAAACTTTTGCAAAGTATTTAGATTCACCAACCATGAGCGATGTGGATCTATTTTTGCGCTCCTCAGGCGAACAACGCACCAGTAATTTTTTGCCATGGCAATCGGTCTACGCCGAGTTAGTTTTCATGGATGTTTTGTGGCCCGATGTCACACGTAAAACTCTGTGGAAAGCTATCGAAGAGTATTCAAAACGCGAACGTAGATTCGGAAAAGCGTAG
- a CDS encoding DinB family protein, with translation MNDYESQIIALTESTDRLTRSAKECTFNGEGWAPAITIGHISDVDTEVWMARFELMVNAQLTGQTPPALAWWEPDGEKTAATYADFTLDESLALLHKSRTSMVVFLKSLTEAERNAPAIHKTFGTITIESMLQIILNHDEEHRATFN, from the coding sequence ATGAATGACTACGAATCCCAAATTATCGCCCTGACTGAGTCGACCGATCGCTTAACCAGATCTGCCAAGGAGTGCACATTCAACGGAGAGGGTTGGGCTCCTGCAATCACCATTGGTCATATTTCTGATGTGGATACCGAAGTGTGGATGGCTCGATTTGAGTTGATGGTGAATGCTCAACTTACTGGACAGACACCTCCTGCCTTAGCGTGGTGGGAGCCAGATGGAGAGAAAACCGCGGCTACATATGCAGATTTTACATTAGATGAATCATTAGCTCTTCTGCATAAAAGCCGTACATCGATGGTAGTTTTTTTGAAATCTCTCACTGAAGCCGAACGTAACGCCCCTGCTATTCATAAAACCTTCGGCACAATAACTATTGAATCAATGCTACAAATTATTTTGAATCACGACGAGGAACATCGCGCCACTTTCAATTAA
- the cysE gene encoding serine O-acetyltransferase → MISRLIEDLDNALVKDPAARNRLEVLLAYPGLHAVWGYRAANFLWRHNLKLIARIFSNWIRAATGIEIHPAATIGRRFFIDHGMGVVIGATAIVGDDVMMYHDVTLGARTYVLGKRHPTIENNVVIGAGARVIGDITIGHGARISANVVITKDIPAQSMLESSEFFVI, encoded by the coding sequence ATGATTTCCAGATTAATAGAGGACCTCGATAACGCGTTGGTGAAGGATCCCGCGGCACGAAATCGTCTTGAGGTATTACTCGCATACCCTGGTCTACATGCCGTGTGGGGTTATCGCGCAGCTAATTTTCTGTGGAGACATAACTTAAAACTTATCGCGAGGATTTTTTCGAACTGGATTCGTGCTGCAACAGGGATCGAGATTCACCCAGCCGCGACAATCGGGAGGCGATTCTTTATTGATCACGGAATGGGAGTTGTCATTGGGGCAACTGCAATTGTCGGTGATGATGTCATGATGTACCACGATGTAACGTTAGGAGCCCGAACATATGTGCTGGGTAAACGCCATCCAACAATTGAAAACAACGTTGTTATTGGTGCTGGAGCTCGAGTAATCGGAGATATCACAATTGGGCACGGTGCGCGTATAAGCGCAAATGTTGTCATTACAAAGGACATACCGGCGCAAAGTATGCTTGAAAGTAGCGAGTTTTTCGTTATTTAA